A section of the Vescimonas fastidiosa genome encodes:
- a CDS encoding FprA family A-type flavoprotein has translation MAIRTVTDAIRYVGADDNTLTLFENQYPVQPMGVSYNSYVILDEKIAVMDSVDARAAEEWLSNVAQVLEGRSPDYLVVTHMEPDHSGSLMHLAQRYPEMKLVGNAKTFTMIKQFFGTGALTEGRMLEVGEGDTLSLGTHRLRFLMAPMVHWPEVMTAYEETEKILFSADAFGRFGALERTARAPWAPQARRYYYNIVGKYGAQVQALLKKVSALEIKTICPLHGPMLTEGLEEYLQLYDLWSQWKPEEPKSILIAHASIHGNTARASETLKGKLEGKGVRVTLCDLTVTDLSYAVTSAFYCGKLVLASSTYDGGLFPPMKAFLEHLQAKGFRSRRVGLMENGSWAPAAARLMRAELEKMKDLRLCETEVSLRGALNQTSEAQMDALVAELCAE, from the coding sequence ATGGCCATTCGAACGGTAACGGATGCGATCCGCTATGTAGGGGCGGACGACAACACATTGACACTCTTTGAAAACCAGTACCCCGTCCAGCCTATGGGAGTGAGCTACAACTCCTATGTCATTCTGGATGAGAAGATCGCCGTGATGGACAGCGTGGACGCACGGGCGGCGGAGGAATGGCTTTCCAATGTAGCGCAGGTGTTGGAGGGGCGTAGCCCCGACTATCTTGTGGTCACACACATGGAGCCGGATCATTCCGGCAGCCTCATGCATCTGGCGCAAAGGTACCCGGAGATGAAGCTCGTGGGAAATGCGAAAACATTTACCATGATCAAGCAGTTCTTCGGCACAGGTGCGCTGACGGAGGGCCGTATGCTGGAGGTCGGCGAAGGAGATACGCTTTCCTTGGGTACGCACCGACTGCGCTTCCTGATGGCGCCGATGGTACACTGGCCGGAGGTAATGACAGCGTATGAGGAAACGGAAAAGATCCTGTTTTCAGCGGATGCCTTTGGCCGCTTCGGCGCACTGGAGCGGACTGCCCGCGCCCCGTGGGCGCCGCAGGCGCGGCGGTATTATTACAATATCGTCGGGAAATACGGCGCACAGGTGCAGGCTCTGCTGAAAAAGGTCTCCGCACTGGAGATCAAAACGATCTGCCCGCTCCATGGCCCGATGCTCACAGAGGGGTTGGAGGAGTATCTGCAGCTTTATGACCTGTGGTCACAGTGGAAACCGGAGGAACCGAAGAGCATACTGATCGCGCATGCGTCCATCCACGGAAACACCGCCCGCGCGTCGGAGACCCTAAAGGGTAAGCTGGAGGGAAAAGGCGTGCGAGTTACCTTGTGCGATTTGACAGTGACAGACCTCTCCTATGCCGTGACCAGCGCATTCTACTGCGGGAAGCTGGTGTTGGCCAGCTCCACCTATGACGGAGGACTGTTTCCACCCATGAAGGCCTTTTTGGAGCATTTGCAGGCCAAGGGCTTTCGGAGCCGCCGGGTCGGCTTGATGGAAAACGGATCCTGGGCACCCGCCGCTGCGCGGCTGATGCGCGCCGAGCTGGAAAAGATGAAGGATCTCCGACTGTGCGAAACGGAGGTATCGCTGCGCGGCGCACTGAACCAAACCAGTGAGGCGCAGATGGATGCTCTGGTGGCTGAGCTCTGCGCGGAGTAG